A segment of the Chryseobacterium scophthalmum genome:
TAGCCGTTAAAGCAGGTGTGTTTGTAGAACCAGCAGTTGTTCCTGTTAAAGGATTTTGAGCAAAGTTCAATCCTGGAGTTAAGGCAATTGCTGAAGAACAAGCATCATTAGCCGGAGGTGTAGCGAGTGTAGTAAACGAACCCGTAACCCAAGTGCTCACTGAACTTGAAGAACATACCGATCTTACCCAATAATAATAAGTAGTAAGCGGAGCAAGCAGTGTTAAAGGTTGTGAAGTACCTGTAATCACAGTTCCTGAATTAGGAGTTGAGTTAGTTGTAGAATAATAATACTCATATCCATTTGCTGGAGCCGGTGTAGGAGCTGTCCAAGAAATCGTAGCAGAGTTACTTGTTACGGCAGAAGATGTTACTGTAGCAGGAACCAAACATGACGGAACTGCTGTCACTTCAAATGTAAAGTCGATATATTCACCTCTTGCAAATGCTTCACAAGGATTAGACGGGGCACTATTGTTGTAATTTGTAACCACTCTCATTCTATAATTTCCTAGTGCAGTTCCTGCGGGAACTGTAATCGTTGCACCAGAGGTACTTGTAACATAAGAAGTCGTAGCATATACACTTTCTGATGCTTCAAAAGTTAAGTTATTATTCCAATCAACCCAAACCGCAAAACCAACAGTTGGGCCACCTGCGGTTAATGAAATAGGAGTTACACTTCCTGCATAGTTTGATATCTTATTGGTAGCCGTTAAATTCTGATAACCTCCTGCTCCTCCAGTTGTAGAAGAATATGCCATATTGGTAGCAGCTCCCGTAGAAGTAAAATCTGAAATCCAAGAATCCTGATTTGTAGTAGATGGCAAACAATAACCTGTATACACATTTACAGGCCCTATCCAAATACTTTTATCCGTAGTAGAACAAGATGATCTTACCCAGACATAATACGCTGTATTAGCAGATAAACCAGGAATATTAGCAGAGGCTGTAGCTGAAGACACAGAGTTGGTAGCATTCAAAACTGTAGAAGCTGTAGGTGCAGTATTTGTGGTACTATAATAAACCTGATAGCCACTTGCGGGAGCTGTAGCCGGAGCTGTCCATGAAACAGATGCTGAGTTTGCCGTAAATGAAGATAAAACTACAGAACCCGGACTTGGGCAAGATGGGGCAGCACCTTGAGTTATATTAATATCATCAAAATAGACATAGTTATCTGATGTACTGAGCCCTGATTTTGCCTCAAACCTAATAAATAAATTTCCAGAAGCCGGTAGACCAGTAATAGTAGCTGTTTTAGTAGCACAAGATGCAGATACGACATGGTTTGTATTATCTATCGTATAAGCCGTTGTCCACGGCCCTGTTGCCGAAGTTGCCCAATCTAATTTTATGACACCTAAATCTGCTAGCGAAGCACCTGTACCGTTACTAGAATATTCGGTAACTTTATAAGCAAAACTCACGTTTAAATTCCCCCCATTTGTTCCTGATAATGCAGGAGATACCAAGTAAGAAGAGGCATTGTAATAATTATTTGCCCTCATACCTGCTGTTCCACTACATGGTGTAGTTGTTGACCTACTGAATGAGCCCGAACCGCTAGAAGTCCAAGATCCGTCCCCCGTAGGCTCCCATCCGTA
Coding sequences within it:
- a CDS encoding GEVED domain-containing protein yields the protein MGKILFTCMMLLGIMSSAQISYTYGWEPTGDGSWTSSGSGSFSRSTTTPCSGTAGMRANNYYNASSYLVSPALSGTNGGNLNVSFAYKVTEYSSNGTGASLADLGVIKLDWATSATGPWTTAYTIDNTNHVVSASCATKTATITGLPASGNLFIRFEAKSGLSTSDNYVYFDDINITQGAAPSCPSPGSVVLSSFTANSASVSWTAPATAPASGYQVYYSTTNTAPTASTVLNATNSVSSATASANIPGLSANTAYYVWVRSSCSTTDKSIWIGPVNVYTGYCLPSTTNQDSWISDFTSTGAATNMAYSSTTGGAGGYQNLTATNKISNYAGSVTPISLTAGGPTVGFAVWVDWNNNLTFEASESVYATTSYVTSTSGATITVPAGTALGNYRMRVVTNYNNSAPSNPCEAFARGEYIDFTFEVTAVPSCLVPATVTSSAVTSNSATISWTAPTPAPANGYEYYYSTTNSTPNSGTVITGTSQPLTLLAPLTTYYYWVRSVCSSSSVSTWVTGSFTTLATPPANDACSSAIALTPGLNFAQNPLTGTTAGSTNTPALTASCLFTPTNVGGNVWFTVVVPASGSLTIETAAVTGSPLTDTVLSVFSGCSSTTSIGCDDDSGTDAFSKLSLTGQTPGATLYVSVWKYSTATDGAFQISAYDASLSTLESVKAKNDIKVYPNPFADVLNISDVSNVKSISVMDIAGRLVKSFDKPESALHLRGLNSGMYLVVLNMKDGSKQTIKAIKK